A region of the Candidatus Kapaibacterium sp. genome:
TTAGACAAATATATAATTACCCGAGTCTGAAAACGAGCGATTACGATATGATTTGTTCGCGCCACGAAAAGGTGCAGATTGCAAAAGGCGACTTTTTGCTTCGCGAAGGGCAAATTGCAAACGAATACTTTTGCTTGGAAGAAGGCTTAATCCGTGCTTATGCAAATAGTTTCGAAGGTAACGAGGTAACCACAGCATTTTTCAGTCCGGGCGACATCGTTATTGAAGTGGCATCGCTATTTTTGCGTAGCCAAACTAAGGAAAACATCCAGGCACTGACTGATTGCACATGTTGGAAAATATCATTCAGCGAATTTCAGGAATTGTTCCAAACCATAAATGCATTCACCGAATGGGGACGGACATGGATGGCAAGAGCGCTTTTTTCTACCAAAGAGCGTTCGCTGGCGATGATTACCGATTCGGCTACGGACAGATATCTTGCTTTATTGAGTGAAAATCCCGAGATACTGCACTATGCTCCGCTAAAGCATGTTGCATCTTATTTAGGTATCACCGATACTTCATTGAGCCGCATCCGAAAGTATATCTCCTCGAAATAGGCGTCATTTCTTATCATATGACAAGATTATTGTGATTGACTAACTTTATTTTTGTATTGAATTAAGTTTATTCAATATTTTAATGAGGTTTATATGTATAATAGAGTAGTGCATTTCGAGATTCCTTGCGACCGCCCTGCAAAAACAATGAAATTCTTCGAGGAAGTTTTCAGTTGGAATTTCCAGCAATTTGGCGAAGATGAATATTGGTTTGCAGTTTCGGGCGATAACAGTACTCCCGGCATCAATGGTGCCGTGATGGCAAAAAAAGACCCCAAGCAACCCTTGGTAAATTCAATCATTGTCGAAAGTATTGACGATACCGCCGAGAAAATTGTCAGCTCAGGCGGGCAAATCGTATTGCCGAAAATGGAAGTTCCCGGCGTTGGTTGGATATGCTATTTTACTGACCCTGACGGGAATATTCATGGTATATGGCAAGAACTAAAAGCTTAATCGCCGGAGAAAATCATGAATAAATACAAAATCGAAATAAAATGGGCATTAATATTTGCAGCTATGATGTTGCTTTGGATGTTGTTAGAAAAAGTACTCGGATTACATTCAGAGCATATTGATAAGCATGCGATTTATACTAATTTTGTTGCCATTCCTGCGATTACATTGTATGTATTTGCTTTGCTCGATAAGAGAAAGAATTATTTTAATGGCATAATGTCATACAAAAACGGCGTAATCACCGGTCTGATAATAACATTGATAGTCACAATACTAAGTCCGTTGACTCAATATATAACATCAACAATGATTACACCGGAGTATTTCCCGACTATTATCAATTACGTAGTTGAATCAGGGAAAATGACTCATGCCGCAGCAAGTGATTACTTCAATCTCCAAAGCTATATGATTCAGGGGCTTATTGGAGCACCGGTTATGGGTATCATAACCACAGTAATTGTTGCTTTTTTTGTCAAAAAGGATAAGCCAAATTGATTCCTTTGCGCTAAGTTTTTTAGATATTTTTTAAATTAGTCTCTATGCTTTGAAGATAAGTCGTGCTAATATTATTGTAAATTCAATAGGAGACATTGATTATGTATAAATAAACAACATTTTAAACTTTTATTCGGAGCTAACATGAGTTACTACAAATTATATTTAGCAGCAATCATTTGTATGGTATGCTTCACAATTAACGCAAACTCTTGGGAGAGAATTGCAGATTATGGCGGACCGGCGACCGATGGTTGCATTTCGTTTGAAATAGATGGATTTGGGTACGTTGGTGGCGGACCTAATGAGAAAAATTTCTGGCGATATGACCCAAGCACCAAAACTTGGGAAAAGATGCCCGACATAGGTGGCGGCGAACGAGGCTGGGCTTTTCATTTCGTGATTGACGGCATTGCTTACGTGGGAGGCGGCGACCCAGAAGGAACACTTCAAACATTAAAAAAAGATTTTTGGAAATTTGACCCAACGAGCCAACAATGGACACAATTGAAAGATTTCCCCGGTGGACCACGTGACGCTTGCTTTAACTTCTCAATAAACGGCAAAGGCTATGTCGGTGGCGGATTCAGCGGCGAAGGTGGCGGCGTTCATAGAGACGTTTGGGAGTATAATCCAAGCAATGATTCTTGGACATATATAGGAGATTATCCCGAAGATGGTATATTATTTTCAAGTGCAATAGTTGTAGATGGCAGAGTTTTCGTTGGTTTGGGCAATTTATCATTTGGTGTAGCCGAATATATTACATGGTATGAATTCAATCCATCTACCTATCAATTTATCCCCAAAAAATCATTTACCGGAACTGCCAGACAAACAGCAGTTGCATATGCTATGAAAGGCAAAGTCTATATCGCAGGCGGACAAAGCCAATACACCGAGACTTACAAAGATTGTTACGAATATGACCCAATGACAGATAATTGGAAACTAATGACGGAAATGAATTTACCGTATAATAATACAGCTTGGTCTTGTGGTTTTACAATTGGCGAAGAAATTTATTTCGGCACAGGTGTTACTTTGCCGGACTTCCAATTTTCGCGAAATTTCTACAAGTATTCATTCGGAGAAAAGCCCAAAGAGCCCAAATTAACAGTTGACCAATATGTACTGGATTTTGGGACTAAGAATGTTAATGAAACAGCCAAACAAACAGTTCAGTTGTACAACACCGGAGAAGCTCCCTTAGTAATTGATTTAATTGAATTGGTTGATGATGATTACATGGCTTTTTCAATTCCCGATACCTACGAAGGAGTTATAATTCAGCCAAATGAAGTTTTGGATATAGAAGTAACTTTCAATCCCAAAATTATCGCTGAAGAATTTTATGCTATGATAATAATCGAATCGAACGCAACGAATGCAGCTACTGAACTTGTAGAGCTTTTCGGGCAATCTGAGGCAGTGGGTTCGCCAAGTATGACACTATCAGTTCAATCAATAGATTATGGCGAGGTCGAATTGACTGAAAATGGAACAAGCCAATTTACAATCAGTAACATTGGAGATGCAGACTTGGAAATAGAAACAATTGGATTTGATGGTTTAGATAAATCATACTTTTCATTTGCATCTTCTATGATTTCTACTATTCAACCGGGTAATGATATGATAGTCCAAATTGCATTCTCCCCTACTGAAACCAGAGTGTATAATGCATCTGTAATCATTGAAACCAATGATATAGCTAATAAATGGGTGGAAATCAATCTTTCCGGAGAGGGGATATCGACTCCTAATAGCGTTCGTGATTTCGATTTGAGTGATTATGTTGCTTTATTTCCCAATCCGGCAATAAGTCAACTAAATATCAATTTCAATAATTTGAATATTGGACAAATTGAAAAAATGCACATTAGCGATTTGAATGGAACTGCTTTGAGCGAATTATTTACAGTAAATGGCGATAAACTCGAATACACATTTGATTTGAGCAGCTTTGCAAACGGAATATACTTTTTGGTATGCGAGATTGGTGGGCAGCGATATTCAACCAAATTTAGCATCGTAAGATAAATCAATAAGCATAAATAATTTGTAAATAATTTTAGGTCATTATAAGCACCGACAAGTGTTTATGATGACCTTTTATTATGATAATTAAGCCTGTTTGTTCAGCGAATAATTATACAAATGACAACTATGAAAAATACCGAAAATTAAAAAATCATATCATAATAAAAATAATTTGCTATTAGAAACGATTTATTAATTTTGTAATATGACATATTTTCGGAAATAAAATTATTAAAGGTTTAGCATGAAAATTCATGAGTACCAAGCCAAAGAATTGCTGAAGCGTTACAAGGTACCGGTTCTGAAAAACAGGGTAATTTTCAATGCATTTGATGCAGGAAAGATTACTTATGATGAATTTGAATCGCAAGGAATTGGCACAGTCGTTCTGAAGGCGCAAATACATGCCGGCGGACGAGGCAAAGGCACAGTTAAAAATATCGAAACAGGGCAACCAATCTACTTGTTTGATAGCCCTGTCAGAGGTGTAAATATCATTCGCAATGGCAATATTTCCGACAAAGTATATCAATATGCGAGAGAAATATTGGGCAATCGTCTCGTTACCATCCAAACCGGCGAAGAAGGAAGCGTTGTTTCCAAAGTCTTAGTCGAAGAAGGCGTGGCAATTGACCGCGAGTTCTATGCATCCATCACATTGGACAGAACTACCGGCAAAAACGTTATCATGGTTTCGACCGAAGGTGGCGTTGAGATTGAAAAAGTTGCCGAAGAGACTCCCGAAAAAATTCTGAAGGAACACATTGACCCTGCAACAGGATTCCAACAATTCCAAGCACGCAGTCTTGGGTTTGGTCTCGGACTTGCCGGCGAAGCATTCAATAATTTCGTTAAATTCATCAATAATTTGGTCGAAGCATACGAAGATTTGGATTGCAGTTTGGTAGAAATCAATCCTTTGGTTCTCACAAATGACGGCAAAATGATTGCTTTGGATTGCAAAATGACTTTTGATGAAAATGCTTTGTTCCGTCATCCCGAATACATGGAATTACGTGACGTGACCGAGGAAGACCCTTTGGAAGTTGAAGCGTCTAAGTACAATCTGAACTATATCAAATTGGACGGCAACGTCGGATGTATGGTAAACGGTGCCGGATTGGCAATGGCAACAATGGATTTGATTCAACTTTCGGGCGGCAAACCGGCTAATTTCTTAGATGTGGGCGGTGGTGCAAATCCTGAAAGAATTGCGAACGCATTCCGTATAATGATGAGCGACAAAAATGTGAAGGCTGTATTAATCAATATATTCGGCGGAATTGTTCGTTGTGACCGCGTGGCTCAAGGTATAATTCAAGCGCTGAACACGGTGCATGTGAATATGCCGGTGATTGTCCGCTTAGACGGTACAAATGCTGAAGAAGCCAAGATAATGCTTTCAAAATCAGGGCTATCATTTAAAGTAGCCGAAAATTTTGAACATGCAGCGCAATTGGTTAATGATGTGATGAAGAATTAGAAAACAACACACCCCCTAACCCCCTCTTGATAGAGGGGGAAAGGATTTTGGGGCGAAAATATAAAAAAAGAGGCTATCCTTTTGGGACAGCCTCATTTTTTTTGTCTTTCTCCTTCTACTTTGGAGAGTGAGGTTAATTATTCAACATATGCAATTTTACGGAAACTCATCTTTGTGTATGATGATGATTTAGTCGTAATAATTAATTTGTCGTCCATTAGTTTGTAGCTTTCAGCTTGTCCTAAAGCCGCCATAAATTCTGCAGTCAATTCACAATGCACTAATGTAGAATACCCCATCTTAATTTCGAGTTCATTATTTTTGTTTGTAAAGTACCCAAAACTATAGGCATTACAACCCGAGATTCCTGAACCGTAAAAGTCTTCTTTGAATATAATTGTAAATGGAAATTGTGGATTTGTATGATTTTCAGGGAAATCTACATTTCCTTTAGAGTCCTCGAATGAGACCCAAGACCAAGCCGATAACTTTAAATTGTTATTAGTGTCCTCAATCGGGTCTCCCTCGCCTTCAATATGAAATTCATCCGTTTTGGAGAATTCGACAGGTTCACTGCGTTTCTTAAGTTTAATCAAATGAAATGGATAACCAATGTCATCAGTACCAATTTGCGGAATAAACAAAGTGGAATTAACTGTAATTTTTTGATTTTGCAAGATTACTGATGTAATCCTGAGATAAATACTGCCGCTACTTGTCGGTCCATTCATTACGATAATGTACATATCTTGCGAATAGTCAATGTCCGGCAAAACAACAGGAACCGTAACGCCTCCATCAATTTGATTTGAATGCACCAATTTCAAAAATTCTACTTCCTCCGCTTTACTGCGAATAGCCATTCTGACCGGAGTTTCGGCTTCGATGCCGTACGAGCCGGTTCTGATGCTTTCAAATTGTAATTCCTCGAACTCATCATCAGTTGGGAGTTTCACAACTTTCGTTGCTTCGAATTCAACTTCGCCGGAAATATGCTTTGTTTTGACTATGTGAATTGGGTAGCCGATATCAGTTGTACCAATTTCGGGTTGGTACTCTTTCGTACCGATGACAATATTGCCATTATTTTGAATAATTGATGATATTTCGACATAAATTGAACTGCTTGGTTTGGGTCCGCCAAAGAAAACAACAAGCATTTCTTTACCATAATCAATATTTCCAAAATTCACATCAATTATTTCTAAGTTAGAATCGAAACGCTTTGATGTCAAAGCCGATAAAACAGCTTCTTCTTCAGCTTTGCTTCGTATTACAGCTTTGATTTCAGTTTGGCCCTGATATGAGCGATTTGATTTCAATACTGTCTCGAATGTTACTTCTTGAGTCATTCGGTAATTTTCATCTACACCGAGCGGGTCTTCGCAAGATGTCAGCCATAGCATAGCAGATACTGCTATTGTTAAAAGAATCTTTTTCATAATTAAATCCTATATATATTATTAAAATTTATAATTCAAACCCCACAAGAACCCAATCTTTGAAGAATTGAAAGTATTGCCACGATACCCATAAAACATATTGGCATACTCGACACCAATCAAAACTCCAAAACTGTTTGTCAAATCATAGTTTACCCCACCTGAGAATTTTCCCACGAAACCAACTTTATTAGCGCCGGCACTAAGTTGGATATATGGTGAAATTAGTTCACTCATATTAAAGGAATATTTGCTTGTAAGGTAAAAGGTCGTAAAATTGGGTTGTTGTTCTATTATAGTAAGTAAATTCTCGTCGTCTCGGAAATCAAACTTTTGGAAAAAAGTCTCGCGTCTGACTTCAAATCCTGAGCTTAAGTTATCGTTAAATTCGTAATTCACCGCTAACGATAAGTTATGAAATGCTGCAAATTTAGATGGTGTCGTTGTTGGCGATGGCAACATCCAATCTTGTGTATTTTTAACTTCGAGATTGAGTTTGTTCCAAAATGTTTCAGATTCTAGCGGAAATATGACTACATCAATCTCATTATCAGCTAAAATTGTATTATCAATTGTATTAAAATCATTCAATAAAGGTTCTTGATTATCGGGAACATCTTGAACATTTTCCAAAGTATTTTCAGAATCAAGAATTTGTAAATTTTCCAAAGTATTTTCGGAATCAATGATTTTCACTTTGTCCGATTCTGATACTTCAGCAATTATGTTATTATCAACCGATGCTATCAGAGGCTTGCTCGATTTCGGCGATTTTGTATAAGAGGCTTTTGCCAAAGTTTTATAAGCTATTGGCTCTGAGGCATCTTGGGCATTTTCCGCAAAATAGTCAGAGAGCTTGTTTGATGCTTGATTGTTGAGAAGAAATGCTTGAGTAGAATTGTGTTCTAAATTTTTATTTGCAAAATTATCACTTATAAATAAAGTCAACAGTACAGTCACAATTGTAGCAGCAATAAGCGAGGAAACGAACTTCGTTTTGGAAATTCCTGCTGCCGAAGAACTGATAAAAGCCGGATTGAGAGTAGAAGCAACTGCCGGTAACCCAACAGAACTGAAGATAGCTTTTGTTGATTCTTCGGGCACGGCATACATTCCACGATTGGAATTCAAAGCAGTATTGACCGACAATATGTTCTTGAATTCGGTGCGAAGCTCTGAATTGGAAGCCATTTCGAAGAAAAGCTCCGATTCGACTGCTTCGTCAAAATTGCCTTCGGCAAAATCATATAAAATTTCTGAGTAATTCATTTTTTACCTCTCAATTGCTAATATCTTTCAAATACGGTTGTAAAACTTTGATAATCATTTTTTTTGCTCTTGTAGTCTTAACTTTTGCGTTGTCTGCAGTAATATTCAATAGTTCGGCTATTTCGGAGTACGAAAGCCCTTCGAATTCGCGCAGCACAAAAGGCGTCCGGTATTTTTCATCAATAAATTCGACAGCACTAATGATGATTTCGAGCAATTCCTTTTTCTCGTACTTATCCTCTGCCCTATCCACCAGCATATTTTCTTCAAGCTCGACATTATTCTTTCTGCTTCGAATTGCATTGTAGCACAAGTTTCTCGATGTAATCGTCAAAAATCCCGGTATGTTCGTTATCGTCTTTTCCTTAGTCACAGCATTGTAAAATCGTATGAAAGTCTCTTGAAATATGTCCTCGACCAAGTCCTTATCTTTGATAATACACGCACAGTAAGCATGAATCATCTTCGAGTACTTCGCATACAAAAACCTATAGGCTTGCTCGATGTCTCGTTTCGAACCTTTATATATAATATCTAATATTTCGCTGTCGTTAAAAGAATACATTTTTCAAAATCCGTGAACAAAACTATTATAATGACACTTCAAATTCAAAAAAGGAACAAAACTTTAAAAATTCGTAATCCAAAACTATTATAATGACACTTCAAAATCAAAAAAGGAACAAAACTTTAAAAATTCGTAATCCAAAACTATTATAATGACACTTCAAAATCAAAAAAGGAACAAAATATTTTTAAAAACTCAAAACAAGTGCGTTTCCTTAAATATTGGTGCCCCGAATTCGTTTATTTAAATGTAAAATACATAATTTCTAATTTGTTTCAAAATTTTTTTTATGGAGTTGTACAATGCAGCTTAGGCTAATTTATGCCTTATTGACTTTCATATTACTCGCTAACATACTTACCGCCCAAGAGCAAACCGGTACTATTACGGGTAGAATCACAAGCAAATTGACGAAACAGCCCTTGCCGGGGGTGACTGTAAGATTATTAAATACAAATTTGGGAGCGATTTCCCAAAGCAACGGGAATTTTAGAATTGAAAATGTATCAGTGGGAATCGTGCAACTCCAATTTTCGAGCATTGGCTACGAAACTTACGTACAAACGGACATTGCATTAGGCTCAGGGCGACCGATTTTCTTAGAAATCGAAATGGTAGAAAAAGTAATAGAGCTTGAAGGTGCAGAAGTTCGTGCATCTTATTTTGTTAAACGAATTGAATCTGTGACGAGTACTCAGAGTTTCAGCTTTGAAGAAATCAGGCGCTCGCCGGGTGTGCAAGAAGATGTAATCAGGGCGACTGCATTATTGCCCGGTGTGAATGTAACCGGAGCCGGACGAAATGATTTAATCGTGCGTGGCGGGGCACCGTTCGAGAATCTTTTCATAGTGGATAACATCGAAGTGGACAATATCAATCACTTCGGTTCGCAAGGTTCTACAGGCGGTCCTTTGTCCATGATAAATCTTGATTTTGTTCGGAATGTAGATTTCTCGTCCGGTGGATTCGGAGCGAAATATGGCGATAAAACCTCGTCGCTGACCAATATTACACTCAGAAATGGTAGCGAGGAACAGTTTGGCGGTAAAGCAACGATTTCAGCTTCGCAATTTGGTTTGAATCTCGAGGGACCAATCGCAGATGACGGTTCTTGGTTTTTCAGTGCTCGTCGCAGCTATCTCGATTTCATTTTCCAAGCGGCAGGATTTGGATTTGTCCCGCAATATTGGGATTTCCAAGGAAAAGCAAATTACAGGCTGAACGAAAAAAATCAGTTGACTTATCTATTTGTAACGGCATTGAATAATGTCAAATTGAACAATGAGGACGACGACAAACGATTCAGCAATAGCCAAGTTGCTGTTCCGGACCAATATCGCAATTTTTCGGGATTGACATGGCGGCATTTATTCAAGGATGGATTTGCGACTGTCACACTCGGTAATGCTTATACGCGATTTTCAACTTTTCAAAATGATTCCAATTTGGTGGAAATATTCCGAAATGAATCTAAGGAAGGCGAATTGATTTTGAAAACTGACGTGGATTTTCAGCTTGGAAGCAAAACTGAATTAACATTCGGGAATCAAATTAAATATGGAGCAATCTTAGATTATAGCATTCTTATTCCCGGGTTTCTTCGCGTTGATAATAATGGTACCGAGCAGCCATTAGCTATTGATACGAGTTTCACATCCGTCAAAAATGGGACATACTTTTCGTTGAGTTCAGCCATCGGGCATCATCGTTTCACAATCGGTGGTAGAATGGATTACTACAATTTCACCGAAGAAGAGCTTTATTTCTCGCCCCGATTATCATATATTTATACGCTAAATGAGCTTTCTTCATTTGTATTTAGTGTGGGTAGATTTTATCAATCTCCGTCATATATTTGGCTTTTGGGCGACCCGAATAATAAATTGAAAGCAATTCGTGCCGACCAAGTAGTCATAGGATACGCTCACACACCTTTGCAAGATGTGAAAGTCCAACTGGAGGTATTCTACAAAGATTATGCGAATTATCCGGGCAGAGTTTACAGACCACAAGCAGTATTATCTCCATCAGGTTTCGATGATGTTACTTCCGACATTCCTTTCGGGTTGGAGCCACTTTCAAATTCCGCGACGGGTAGGTCGCGAGGAATTGAATTATTCATACAAAAGAAATTCAGCGAAATTCCGGTTTACGGATTGCTAAGTGCTACGTACTCAGAGTCTGATTTTATCGCCTTAGACGGATTGGAACGCCCGGGAGCATATGACAGCAGGTTTATTTTCAATATCTCTGCGGGATGGCGAATCAACTCACATTGGGAAGTTAGCAGCAAATTCAGACTTGCAACGGGTGTTCCTACAACGCCATTCTTGCCGACCGGTTCGCGGGATTTCATCCGGTATAACGAAGGCGAAAGGCTGCCGTTATATCACAGTCTTGATATAAGGGCAGACAGACGTTGGAATTTCAGCACTACAAATTTGATTTTCTACATTGATATTCAAAATGTTTACGCCCGCAAAAATGTATCGGGTGTCAGATGGAATGCACGTGACCAGGTGTCCGAATACCAGGAATCCTTCGGAATATTGCCAACGATAGGGCTAAGTTTGGAGTTTTAAAGCGGAAGTAAGGATTCGTTTAAATTTAATACATTGTGAATATTTAGTTGCAAGCAATTCCATTCTTAACCTAAACTAAACACAAAACAAATAATAAAATAACACTTAAATGTTACATTTACATTATGTTAAATTTAAACTTTCATTAATAAATGATTACATCTAAATGGTTATTATTATTTTTGTTTTTTGTCTTATTTTTAAATTATTCAGCTTTCTCTATTGATATTACCGGAAGTATTAGGTCCAAACAAACAAAACATCCACTTGTTGGAGCAAACATAAGAGTTGAAGGCACAAATTTAGGTGCTATAGCCGGGTTGAATGGTTCATACAGAATTAGGGACCTCAAACCCGGAGAATACACGTTAAAAGTAACATATGTAGGATATGAGCCGGGCTCACAACAGATTACTGTAAAAGGTGTTGGGTTGGCAAATATTGACTTCGAACTTGAAGAAAGAAGCGTAGAAGGAGATGAAATTTTTGTTTTTGCGGATAAAGACATATCATCTGAAGAAGGTGCAAGAGCCAGCGAAAAAATGAATATCGGTGTATCAAATATTATGACTTCGAGTGTAATAAGTGTATCGCCTGATATTACTGTTTCAACTTTAATCCAAAAGATGCCCGGTGTATCTATAGAAGAAGAAGGCTCGAATGAGGGCTCATACGCAATTATCAGAGGTATGGATAAGCGATATAACAATACTTTAGTAAATGGTATAAAAATCCCCTCACCCGACCCCAAAAATAGATTTGTCCCGCTTGATATTTTCCCTTCAGACTTAATCGGACGCCTTGAAGTTTTCAAATCAGTAACACCGGATATGGAAGCTGATGCAATTGGCGGTACAGTGAATTTAATTATGAAAAATGCTCCGAATGATTTTCTCGTTCAAGCAAATGCAGCCGTAGGTTACAATGATTTGTTTTTAGACCGCGATTACTTATGGTTCAACACGAGTGTTCAGTCAAGTCGCTCCCCGGGAAACATCACGGATTGGAATGAAAATCTGGGTAAACAAGAAAAATATGACATTGTCAACAAATATTTCCCTCTCCAAGCTTCTGTTTTCGAAAACAGAACTGCTCATCCAAATGCAATAGCAGGTTTTACTATAGGTGATAGATTTGGTAGAGATAAACAGTTTGGTGCTATTTTGGCGCTAAGCTATCAGAGCATTACACGCGGACAAAACTCTGCATCTTCAAACATTGACCCTGAGCGTGAATCCGGATTAACAACACTTGACAATGTCTATGTAAGAGAGAATTCGATTCACGATACAAGAATTGGTGTTCATAATAAATTGGATTACAATATCAATCCAAATCACAGAATAAGTCTTTATAACGCATTTATGCACTTATCACAAAATGAAGCTTGGTATTTGATTGATTCAAGTTATTTCAGGCTTTCATTTGTCCGCACGGTTGACTATGAATTATTCTCACAGCAAATTGACCAAAACATATACAATTCTACAGTTCGCGGCGACCATTATTTCGGTAAAAATCATGTGTTGGACTGGTCTTTGTCTTATGCTTTGGCTACGAGAAATCAGCCCGACAGAGCAACTATGCGATTAAACAGAAAAGATGTCAATGATTTGAATGTTCATGGCGACATTAAAGTGGATTATGATTATCAATATGTCCGCGAATTTACTTATAACTCCGACCAGGACATAAATTTCCTAACAAATCTCAAGCAATTATCATTTATTTCCTTAGGAACGGCAGAGCTCAGACTTGAGAACAAAATTGGTGCTTTAGTAAGATACAAAAACCGTGAAAATTTCTACGACCAATATACTTTCAGACCATATTTGAATAATTCCCAGAATGAGTATCCCGGAAATCAAGAATATGTCTATCAGGGCGATGTTCGAAATGGTGATATACGTAACACATTTTTCAGACTTTTCAATCCAAATGGTTCTACCGGCAGTACAAATGAATATACGATTAATGAACTTGTTGGTGCCGCATTTTTCCAAAGCAAAGGCAGAATCGGTGATTTTGAAATAACTGCCGGCGTGAGAGCCGAATATACTGAT
Encoded here:
- a CDS encoding RNA polymerase sigma factor — translated: MYSFNDSEILDIIYKGSKRDIEQAYRFLYAKYSKMIHAYCACIIKDKDLVEDIFQETFIRFYNAVTKEKTITNIPGFLTITSRNLCYNAIRSRKNNVELEENMLVDRAEDKYEKKELLEIIISAVEFIDEKYRTPFVLREFEGLSYSEIAELLNITADNAKVKTTRAKKMIIKVLQPYLKDISN
- a CDS encoding VOC family protein, producing the protein MYNRVVHFEIPCDRPAKTMKFFEEVFSWNFQQFGEDEYWFAVSGDNSTPGINGAVMAKKDPKQPLVNSIIVESIDDTAEKIVSSGGQIVLPKMEVPGVGWICYFTDPDGNIHGIWQELKA
- a CDS encoding DUF4199 domain-containing protein — encoded protein: MNKYKIEIKWALIFAAMMLLWMLLEKVLGLHSEHIDKHAIYTNFVAIPAITLYVFALLDKRKNYFNGIMSYKNGVITGLIITLIVTILSPLTQYITSTMITPEYFPTIINYVVESGKMTHAAASDYFNLQSYMIQGLIGAPVMGIITTVIVAFFVKKDKPN
- a CDS encoding choice-of-anchor D domain-containing protein; translation: MSYYKLYLAAIICMVCFTINANSWERIADYGGPATDGCISFEIDGFGYVGGGPNEKNFWRYDPSTKTWEKMPDIGGGERGWAFHFVIDGIAYVGGGDPEGTLQTLKKDFWKFDPTSQQWTQLKDFPGGPRDACFNFSINGKGYVGGGFSGEGGGVHRDVWEYNPSNDSWTYIGDYPEDGILFSSAIVVDGRVFVGLGNLSFGVAEYITWYEFNPSTYQFIPKKSFTGTARQTAVAYAMKGKVYIAGGQSQYTETYKDCYEYDPMTDNWKLMTEMNLPYNNTAWSCGFTIGEEIYFGTGVTLPDFQFSRNFYKYSFGEKPKEPKLTVDQYVLDFGTKNVNETAKQTVQLYNTGEAPLVIDLIELVDDDYMAFSIPDTYEGVIIQPNEVLDIEVTFNPKIIAEEFYAMIIIESNATNAATELVELFGQSEAVGSPSMTLSVQSIDYGEVELTENGTSQFTISNIGDADLEIETIGFDGLDKSYFSFASSMISTIQPGNDMIVQIAFSPTETRVYNASVIIETNDIANKWVEINLSGEGISTPNSVRDFDLSDYVALFPNPAISQLNINFNNLNIGQIEKMHISDLNGTALSELFTVNGDKLEYTFDLSSFANGIYFLVCEIGGQRYSTKFSIVR
- a CDS encoding Crp/Fnr family transcriptional regulator, with protein sequence MNEFTTVRQIYNYPSLKTSDYDMICSRHEKVQIAKGDFLLREGQIANEYFCLEEGLIRAYANSFEGNEVTTAFFSPGDIVIEVASLFLRSQTKENIQALTDCTCWKISFSEFQELFQTINAFTEWGRTWMARALFSTKERSLAMITDSATDRYLALLSENPEILHYAPLKHVASYLGITDTSLSRIRKYISSK
- a CDS encoding porin family protein, whose amino-acid sequence is MNYSEILYDFAEGNFDEAVESELFFEMASNSELRTEFKNILSVNTALNSNRGMYAVPEESTKAIFSSVGLPAVASTLNPAFISSSAAGISKTKFVSSLIAATIVTVLLTLFISDNFANKNLEHNSTQAFLLNNQASNKLSDYFAENAQDASEPIAYKTLAKASYTKSPKSSKPLIASVDNNIIAEVSESDKVKIIDSENTLENLQILDSENTLENVQDVPDNQEPLLNDFNTIDNTILADNEIDVVIFPLESETFWNKLNLEVKNTQDWMLPSPTTTPSKFAAFHNLSLAVNYEFNDNLSSGFEVRRETFFQKFDFRDDENLLTIIEQQPNFTTFYLTSKYSFNMSELISPYIQLSAGANKVGFVGKFSGGVNYDLTNSFGVLIGVEYANMFYGYRGNTFNSSKIGFLWGLNYKF
- the sucC gene encoding ADP-forming succinate--CoA ligase subunit beta — its product is MKIHEYQAKELLKRYKVPVLKNRVIFNAFDAGKITYDEFESQGIGTVVLKAQIHAGGRGKGTVKNIETGQPIYLFDSPVRGVNIIRNGNISDKVYQYAREILGNRLVTIQTGEEGSVVSKVLVEEGVAIDREFYASITLDRTTGKNVIMVSTEGGVEIEKVAEETPEKILKEHIDPATGFQQFQARSLGFGLGLAGEAFNNFVKFINNLVEAYEDLDCSLVEINPLVLTNDGKMIALDCKMTFDENALFRHPEYMELRDVTEEDPLEVEASKYNLNYIKLDGNVGCMVNGAGLAMATMDLIQLSGGKPANFLDVGGGANPERIANAFRIMMSDKNVKAVLINIFGGIVRCDRVAQGIIQALNTVHVNMPVIVRLDGTNAEEAKIMLSKSGLSFKVAENFEHAAQLVNDVMKN
- a CDS encoding META domain-containing protein gives rise to the protein MKKILLTIAVSAMLWLTSCEDPLGVDENYRMTQEVTFETVLKSNRSYQGQTEIKAVIRSKAEEEAVLSALTSKRFDSNLEIIDVNFGNIDYGKEMLVVFFGGPKPSSSIYVEISSIIQNNGNIVIGTKEYQPEIGTTDIGYPIHIVKTKHISGEVEFEATKVVKLPTDDEFEELQFESIRTGSYGIEAETPVRMAIRSKAEEVEFLKLVHSNQIDGGVTVPVVLPDIDYSQDMYIIVMNGPTSSGSIYLRITSVILQNQKITVNSTLFIPQIGTDDIGYPFHLIKLKKRSEPVEFSKTDEFHIEGEGDPIEDTNNNLKLSAWSWVSFEDSKGNVDFPENHTNPQFPFTIIFKEDFYGSGISGCNAYSFGYFTNKNNELEIKMGYSTLVHCELTAEFMAALGQAESYKLMDDKLIITTKSSSYTKMSFRKIAYVE